cagcttccgctattgacaagcgaggagtgggcatggatgtctgacctctgtgaggttttaagaaactttgtggaatcaacacagatggtgagggacgatgacgctattatcagcgtaaccatcccacttctgtgtctactcaaacgttcgctgctcacaattaaggacgccgCTTTGCatttggaagaggtggaaatggggaaatacattacacagggtgatagccagaccaacctcagttcgtcttcacagcgcgaattggacgatgaagaggaggaggaggtggagcaggagacggttgcctccgctacagagggtagtacccatggaagtttaattccatctgttcagcgtgggtgggcagaagaggaggaagaggatgaggagattgagagtgatcctgatgacgacagcgaagtcttgtctgttggtactctggcacacatggctgacttcatgttaggctgcgttatacgcattttagacaacccggattactggctgttcacccttctcgacccctgctacaaagaaaacctctcatctctcattcctctggtggagaggacgagcaaaacagtaCAATACcaaaagatccttgttgaaaaattgctccagaaATTTCCATCtggcaacgctggcggcagagtccgtagttccttggccaaccgaggaagggagacaaggggaacacacagcagttccaacagaggcaggacaacactctccaagtcctgggacagtttcatgacaccccgccagcaccctcaccctgatgcatggcctagtgtcacaaggagggaaaaattttggaagatggtgaaggagtacatagcagaccgtgtcagcgtcctcaatgatcccttagtgctttacaactactgggtgtccaagctggacacatggcacgaactggcgctctacgccttggaggtgttggcctgccctgccgccagcgttttgtctgagctggtatttagtgctgctggttgcattataacagataagcgtatccgcctgtcaactgaaaatgctgacaggttgactcttataaaaatgaacaaggcctggattgaccatgaaatgaacataaaggcactttaaatgtgttgtttataatgtactgaatacactgtattcccatgcaccccttccaccacaaacaagggtatatggttggatCTtagttttctcatcctcctcctcctcctcctctttcatcatatcaacatgcttatatttgtcgcatataatgccctcgcatatatgccctacgcatataatgtattacagggtcagctcagctgcaggccctcgcatataattttttagagggtaagatcaccagcaggccctcaccttcaatgttttacagggtcagctcagctgcaggccctctcatataattttttagagggtaagatcaccagcaggccctcaccttcaatgttttacagggtcagctcagctgcaggccctcgcatataattttttagagggtaagatcaccagcaggccctcactttcaatgttttacagggtcagctcagctgcaggccctctcatataatttttttagagggtcatctcaccagcaggccctcacctacaatgttttacagggtcaactcagctgcaggccctcgcatatcattttttagagggtcagctcaccagcaggccctcacctgcaatattttacagggtcagctcaccagcagaccctcgcatataattttttagagggtcatctcaccagcaggccctcacctacaatgttttacagggtcaactcagctgcaggccctcgcatatcattttttagagggtcagctcaccagtaggccctcacctacaatgttatacagggtcagctcaccagcaggccctcgcatttaattttttaaagggtcagctcaccagcaggccctcacctacaatcttttgcagggtcagctcacctgcaggcccacgcatataatgttttacaggttcagctcatctgcaggccctcgcatataatttttttaagtgtcagcttaccagcaggccctcatctacaagcacagtctcactatccaagagtctggtcaacacaaaccTCACTGCTGGGGATCGCGTAACTAGTTATCACGAAGGAGTCTTGTTCGTtatggaattaaccagacaaatcgctccatcAACTAAGAACGTCCATGCGCCACCACCTACAGTTtcaagaaagagctatcaatctgtcaatcatttccgtgtccgggccgggtgaggtttcccgtgttgagtcaaattaagccgcaggttccactcctggtggtgcccttccatcaattcctttaagtttcagctttgcaactatACTCCAGTTTCCTGGAAgatgctcggcgggtcatgggaataacgcagcCGGATTGCCGGTCGGCATAGTTTATAGTCGAActtcttcgaacctccgactttcatttttaattaatgaaaacattctttgcaaatgctttcgctttggttgGTCTTGCGCCTGTCCAATAATTTCACCTCTAGCAGCACAATATGGATGCCcccgccgtccctcttaatcatggccccagttcccaaaaccaacaaaatagaaccggagtcctattccattattcctagctgaattaTTCATGCGACCCGGCCTGCTATTAACACTGTAAATTCTTTCaatggtcagataagcagcaggcactctcccattattttttaaatggtcagctcagcagcaggccctcaaccataatgttttagagggtcagctcagcagaaggccctcaaccataattttttcgatggtcagatcagcagcagaccctcacccataatgttttagagggtcagctcagcagcaggccctcgcccctaatgttttagatggtcagatcagcaggcccttgagcCAAATATTTTAGATTGtctccagcaggccatcaatcatcatttttcaagagcgtgtatgatgccctcctttatgtgtaacaaaaagTCTATAGGAGTGccgattcattgtaatttttggcagccatttcacttagtgcataggctttatgagtgtaggagtcccactacctgaacaattgtaccacaatgtgaattaggccctcctttatgtgatatacaggttgtattggagtgcctcttccttgtaatttttggcagcacttgcactttatatacaagtaaatatacctgaaagaatgtttcctaacaattttccctctaaaatcaattttatctttggttttgtgcatattattgtcagtctataaaagtggcgtaatacttggacaacatcgttcccagcagcgacctgggagtccaagatgcatccagacatcctccccatgctgttccagaaccatttctgtggtgtttccatcaatttctgaccttttcctttgaaccaggcaccctcccctattCAGAACAGGGGGtgactggtttaatgctcgggttctcaaaTTGACTtcaattatactcgggtgctcggaagaacacccaagcatcccgatgtgtttggccagagcaccagagcacccaagcactttgttgCTCAATCAACAGTAATTGTcacgtccataatgacctgctctataaaaatatcacatgacctaacccctcaggtaaacaccgtaaaaaaaaaaaacaactggtgtttttgtcaccttatataacaaaagtgtaatatcaagctataaaaaagtcacatgcaccccaaaatagtaccaatcaacagtcatctcattctgcaaaaaattagcccctacttaagacaattgcccaaaaaattaaaataaattgtgaCTCTCAGGATATGgagacataaaaaatatatattttttaaatgctttatgtaaaactgaaacaaacaaacaataaaaCATAGATATATTTGATATCATCGTGTCTGTAAcaatctgttctataaaaatagcacacaaTGaacgatgaacattgtaaaaaaataaaaataatgtgccAGAACAGTCAATtgtttgttaccttacctcaaaAAAAGCTTAATATAGggcaacaaaaatcatatgtaccctaaaatagtatcaataaaactgtcaccttatcccatagtttccaaaatggggtaacttttttggagtttctactctaggggtgcatcagggggtcttcaaatgtgacatggcaacttaaaattatcccagtgaaatctgccctccataaACCATAtattgctccttttcttctgtgccctgccgagtACCCATACAGCGgtataccaccacatatggggtgtttctgtaaactgcagaatcagggtaataagtatggagttttgtttggctgttaacccttgcctttttactggaaaaattggattaaaatggaaaatctgctcaaaaagtgaaattctgaaatttcatctacattttctttcaattcttgtggaacatctaaagtgttaacacagtttgtaaaatcggttttggttTAGGGGTGTAgtctctaaaatggggtcatttatcggtggtttctattaggtcagccccacaaagtgacttcagaactgaactggtccttaaaaaagtgggttttggaaattttcttacaaattttaagatttgcttctaaaattctaagccttctaatgtccccaaaaaaataaaattacattaaatgtaaagtaataactattttgtgaggtatcactatctgttttaaaaatagagaaattgaaatgttgaaagttgcaaattttttaaatattttggtaaatttgggattttttttattaataaaaataaaatattttgactgaaattttccactatcatgaagtacaatgtgtcacgaaaaaacagtctcacaatggcttggataagtaaaagcgttccaaagatattaccacataaagtgacatggcctggtccttaaggtgaaatatggtagggtcctgaaagggttaaagtgaaaataataggacagccaCTGTGCATATAAAAACAATGTATTCTGTGCAATACTCACTAAAGAGCAGGCTCCCATCATTGTGTTGATCATAGGAGTTGTACTCCAGCTGATAAAATATTGACGTCATCTCCTACATTTTTATGCATTGCTATGTGACCTGAAATACACAGCCCAAACTACTGTGCCGCACTAACACAATGGAGGAAACTCCTGTGTATGGGCACAGCAGTCGCGAAATGGGAGGCAGCTAGAAAGTAAAAAATAGCAATCTGGGCTCCTTAGCTACAGTGCTTGTGAGTCTTTCACTGCACATAAACATCATTCTGTCATACCTCCCACTGTATCATGCCTCTGGCCACACTGCCTCCGTGCTCCATTCCATGCTGGCATCCCATAGGGGAGCGCGCCCACTGATCGTTGAGTTACTAACAGTAATAGCGAAGGTGTTTTGTTCTGATCTCCTGAGTTTGACCCAGCCTGTTTGATCAGTCTGTTTGCCTGCTGCCTGCATTGACTGTCTGATTCACTGTACCACGCTACTATCTGATATCGGTTTCTCACCTCTGGCTTGTCTCTGACCATGCTTCAGCGTCTGCTTCTGACAATCATCATCAGCTGCTGCCTTTACTCCAGTCTTCCGTGTAATACCACTTCTCACCACCGTGTCTGCTATTAGACTTAGTTCACACTAGCTGTGTTCTAACCGCAACTTGAGCTATTGGAGCTTTATCTGTTGTCTGACTCAATTAGCCAGCTGTCAACCACATTAGCTAATCCTGTAGGTAGTGGTTCTGTTTCTTGCTTGCTGCATTCTGTCCTGTCTCTTGTGAGAGTTCTGAATAACACCCTAAGGGTTAGTAGCTGATGACTTTTGGTTGACACAGAGAATCCACCCTATCCCTGGTTTGACCAGCGGGTCCCACCCACTGGTCGtaacaaatattttaaaaatgttcctgcgTGCTGAAGGCCGTTACagaaaaaactataaaaacatGCGATTCACCATTGTTCACCtgtttccaatacaagacatggtaaattaaatggtgccattataaaATGCAAACAATAAGCCTTTATATggttatgtgaacagaaaaataaaaaagttatggctattggaatgtggggaggaataaaaaaaagcaaaaatgaaaaTGAGTCTAGTACTTACTGGGTACTGGTACCATTTGAACTTAAAATAAGTTGGCCCATCtcacatattggtggcatatcactaggatgtaacaggtatgtggtgctgtctcCGGTATGTTTGGTGGTGGTGAATTTGATATCTATCCAAATATGCTATTAGTTCTGGGGCTGGGCGGAAGGCATGCGCAAACATATTATCATGTCTAAtttggcaggtaacagacgtgcggcGCAGAGGGGAGGGGAGTACTCctccactagggagagggaggagtggtgacccttaactcacctagcactggcacctggctgccctgacgtccctagacgggctgctaaccTGTATGCCGATCtcgtgcctcgtccctggcttaccctgaaataagccctaggtagtgagtagggcggtgggagccACTAGTCTTCACCACTGACACcttgggtaacaacagggaaaggacaaacaatccccgaagggagacaacaacaacaggagtgaactggagatccaacagctccagttccaaaagcaactccaactccaccagaagtcagaatagaagatctggaaagaaggtctatatttggcaacaagggaagcagaaagggaaaatatatagtagctgggagtggctgacagagaacagctgaaagaaaaagctacagattcctaaatgggacaaaaaggatcgcaaacctaagcaggaaaacctggaatcCATTctcaccactaggtcatggagcaaTCTCTTGAGAAACCAagcgagtagccacccgctgcgaccttctgacccaaggcacaacagggtcagcgatagctTGGGACACATATTTGACATTCGCAACACAACAAGTGGGTCTGTCTGTTTTAAAATGCTAGAACTGAATTTTGGTCCTAGTCCAGCCCTGCTCATGGTACAGGTAATATTTCAGAGAATACTACGTTTAAGATCCTTGCTCTGagattatgactagagatgagcaaatttctgaaACGttagattcggctgattcgccaaattttacccaaaaatttgctttgtgacaattttttttgtacGTAGCGGGTGCTataacagggagctgcgatagcgccaccccccgtcattgtacccctcagatgccgcattaatACTCtgtacatgatcgtggcatctgagtgtacaaacaatgtgaaattaacataaaaataaaataaaatcaaacttactgcctccatttgctcgtgacgggccggccgccgccatcttgcttgaagatctggagcaaaaTCTTGCGTggtgcgagattacgtcatcaggccggctagcgtggtgacgtcatacgtcaccacgcacgggattttttgtttttttacactatttcaggctaaatcgattcgctaacacgaagcacaaggaaattcggctttgaggtgaatcaaatttatcctgaaattcggattgaattccacttcgtgagatgagattcactcatctctaaatatgGCCTAGCGTAAGTccttgaaatcatttttaaggaccctcCACCTACCTTTAAGTTTGTCATTGCCTTCCGATCCACGATATGTTGAATTCAAGCACCAATAAGACAGCACACTTTTTAACGACCCCTATctctgtgacagattgccctatccttACCCCTAATGATCATGTTTCCCACTACCAGcatctgtctggcctgccctgtatTCTTTGTCCCATCTttgctggagctgacattcccctgactgtcaGAGGAAGTGCTTTGCTGCAGTAGTGCCCTCCCTGAACTGACGCTCCCTTCATCTTTCAACTTGGAAAACTTGCTGGGGTGTGCAGATTAGGGCTAGCCTCCTTGGTACTTTTCCCTTTCCCCTCCTTCTAACTGGTACCCAGCTAGCTACTTCATTTTCCTGAACCTCCATACTATCATCTTCCCCCACATCTACCACAGCGAGTATCTGCTCCTTTCCATATTGATTAGGTATCTTAGTGTTTCAATTTGCTTATCTAGATCCAGAATATGGGCTTCCAGCAATATGCACCCTCAAAGGGCTGCTTTAAGTCACACAGAGATTTTCCATGATGATTTTTAAGCAAGTATTAGTAGTATGCctgctgaaacagaagattcatacttacctgctccactctGCCCTAAACCTCCACACTGCCTCCactgtctccatcttccggtGCCCACCACATCCAGTGGTGCATGGGCATGGTTATAGGTActactccagccaatgactggcttcagtgctgacatgctgcttgtggccaaaTCTCAGCTGAAGCCATTCATTGACTGCAATAGTGCATGTGGCCATGCCCATGCATAATTAGATGGAAGCAACACAGGCACTTGAAGATAGAGAAAACTGAGGCAGTGGGAAGGATGGGAGCGGcatggagcagataagtatgaatcttctatttcaggcaggtttaaaaatcattaTAACAGGAAAACCCTTTTTAGGACATAACGCAATTTAGATGAAAACACACTTGCAAGCTCCCATACTTGTTTTTTTAGTCtccttattagtgatgagcggcaggggtcatattcgaactcgtgatatttcgcgaatattttgtagaatattcgtcgaatattcgcgcattcgaatattcgttatattctacattcttttatttttactcgaaaatgggcaaggtaatgatcgtgtaatatgctaatattacacaatcattacaggcatgggtcaaaaacgaatatatagcactatagaatatagtgctatatatttgtttttagaatactcGTCATTTCTTCCCTCTGaatacatgattcctccctgcttcttgcttgtgggccaatgagtcattggcccacaagcaacttaagcaggaagaaaTCGTGACTTTAGatagaaaaaaaatgacgaatattctaaaaaacgaatatatagcactatatttaatatagtgttatatattcatattttagaatattcataatttttttccatctgaagtgaacactgagCACTGTTTTAGaataatcatcatttttttctatctgaagtcatgattcctccctgcttaagttgcttgtgggccaaatactcattggcccacaagcaagaaacagggaggaatcatgtgttcagatcgaAAAAATTACGAATCATCGATAtaacgaatttatagcactatattcgaaataatcgcaaattctagAAATggcgatattcaagataaaaattagcttttcaaatattcgtactcAACACTACTCCTTATAAAGCTGCTTCTCCCAATCAgcttgtaacagcggctgctgtacgccgctgttcccctgcttaccgccacgGCCACGGGCGCTgtcttcagcggtgatctgctaccAGTTCTTCCCCATTtactgctgcagtcctgggctctgtccttgtAGATACTGTTTGTTCTGGGATCCACTCCATAGTTTCCATTTGGCCCTGGCCCTGGCCctggcatgcttgctgcttgttccctgcatGACTTAATTAAGGCCCAGCACGCATAACTTCCtatgctttatgggttagatcatgtgacctcactgaccaATCCTGGCCCTCCtgtgcatatataagtggctcagcccccttcctggATGCCTAAGCATCAGAGTCCTAGTGTGCTGCAGGGGTTGCTGatatctctgcttgtgttcctgtgtacctgacccgtgcttgtgttcctggactcCGCTAActgcttgatccctgcctgcttgccttgattctcctgttgccgacccagatTGCATGACCTGTACCGTGATgcttgccctgacctattgcttttttgactttgcctctgcctcatctttcagtcttgcactgttgctcctggttacgactcggcctgctgaatacgtctgtacctctggtacccccTGGTCCATCTGGACCAGCTCccttgtgtgcctatcctcctcaagaggtagcaacctggtgttcccctcgggaaagtctatccccaccttcagggtactgtaaagaacgaggggttcacttagacaacgcccttaaagGAGGTAGtacatgtggcacagtgggttcacacccgctggtttgtgacaCAGCTGCAACATAGATAGTTTTTTTACTCTAGATTCCAAGAGGTGAATTTTGCCGCACCACAGAAATAAAAACCAAGGAACTGGAGTGTTTTTATATCATAAAGGAAGCCCATGCAACTGCTAATGGTGACAAAGTTGATATTCACCATGGGTTCCCATCTGTGTATGCCACTCGAAACAAAGAATGCTTCATTTAATTTCTTGGTACTTAACTAATATGAATCTCGAGCATATAATGAGAGAAAATAAAATAATGGCTGCGATCATAATTGTACATTATTTAAAGCTCAGCAAATGTTGTAATGTTGTAATGTTTTTCTAAAAGGTAAATTGAAAGGTGATACACTGATTGACATTGGAACGGGACCCACCATATACCAGATTCTATCAGCTTGTGAAGGCTTTAAGAACATCATTGTCTCTGATTTTACTGACAAAAACAGGGAGGAATTTAATGTGTGGCTTAAAAATCAGCCTGGAGCATTTGACTGGAGCCCTGTGGTGAAACATGTGTGCCGGCTAGAAGGCGACAGGTACTGTGCAACAAATACTGTATCTTTTAAAAGTGACATTAGCTAAAGAAGATCAGACTTTATCAGGAATAATTACAATAATATAGGAATTCTCaaatgcttctaaaatttatAACTTGAAGTTCCTTGGCCAACAATGCAAAATCAACCATCATATGTCATTAATAGTACTGTTGTCATCTAATTTAGTTATTTGTCCAAATTCTGACACCACGACCAGGGCAGCTGCAAACCATTGTCCTACTCTGTTAAAAATTCTAGAAATACCCATTGATAACATATGATCCTTCTTTTGTTAAAGGATTCCTTGGGAACAAAAGGAAGAACGACTAAGAAAAACGATAAAACAAGTCCTCAAGTGTGATGTTTTGAATATAAATCCCATAGATCCGGTTACTATTCCCCAAGTTGATTGTCTCCTGAGTTGCCTGTGTCTGGAGGGAGCGTGTAAAGATTTTGAATCGTATATCACTGCTTTAAAAAATATTACTACATTATTAAAACTGGGCGGTTACTTAGTGCTCACGGGTGTTCTCGGAAACAATTACTACATGGTAGGCGATGTGAAGTTCTCTGGCCTAAACCTTAATGAAACCTTTCTTAGGGAAGCTATAACTGGAGCTGGATATGTCATCAAAAGCTTTAAGCAATCTAAGAAGACAGAAGATTCTGTAGAAGACAAAGCGGATTTCACAGCTTATTATGTTATTGTTGcacagaaagaaagaaatatgTAAGCACCgttaagcttaaagggaacctgtcttgttTAACATGGTGCatcatctgcaggcagcatgttatagggcaggtggagctgaacagattgatgtatagttttgtgggaaaaaattcagcaaaacttgtaatttatacatttaaatccctgctcattctgggctttgatgtcaaggagacggtcctatcagtgattgacagctatctgtgcatacacagtcatagagggaaggctttcaatcactaataggacttcttgacttcaaagcccagaatgagcaggaatttaattcAATGAAAtccgacatacagtacagaccaaaagtttggacacaccttctcattcaaagagttttctttattttcatgactttgaaaattgtagattcacactgaaggcatcaaaactatgaattaacacatgtggaattatatacataacaaacaagtgtgaaacaactgaaaatatgtcatattctaggttcttcaaagtagccaccttttgctttgattactgctttgcacactcttggcattctcttgatgagcttcaagaggtagtcccctgaaatggttttcacttcacaggtgtgccctgtcaggtttaataagtgggatttcttgccttataaatggggttgggaccatcagtggcgttgaggagaagtcaggtggatacacagctgatagtcctactgaatagactgttagaatttgtattatggcaagaaaaaagcagctaagtaaagaaaaacaagtggccatcattactttaagaaatgaaggtcagtcagtcagccgaaaaattgggaaaactttgaaagtaagggctatttgaccatgaaggagattgatggggtgctgcgccagatgacctggactccacagtcactggacctgaacccaatcgagatggtttggggtgagctggaccgcagagtgaaggcaaaagggccaacaagtgctaagcatctctgggaactccttcaagactgttggaagaccatttcaggggactacctcttaaagctcatcaagagaatgccaagagtgtgcaaagcagtaatcaaagcaaaaggtggctactttgaagaacctagaatatgacatattttctgttgtttcacacttgtttgttatgtatataattccacatgtgttaatttatagtattgatgccttcatagtcatgaaaataaagaaaacgctttgaatgagaaggtgtgtccaaacttttggtctgtactgtatactgaatcttttgccacaaaagattgctcagctcctcctgctctatgactTTTTCATGCAGACTACatagcattttcatggtgataggtttcctttaaaaaatgtataaaaaatctgattaatatgGCAGATTGAGATGGGAAAATGCATGGCCTGAGTAATTGATAGCAATAGTATATCTCTTGTATCCTACTTCTTTCAAATTACTGTTCCTCTGATGATAAAAGTTCTGGGGAAAAATAGATTGCATTGGTTAGAGGGCACATATACAAAGTAGATTTAACATCTTTTTATATTACTCTTGCTCTTAAAGAAAGAAATTAGTAAGTCGTGTATTTAGTGAGGTTTCCACCTAAAAgccaaaaatctgattaataataCAGCCCTTAGATGGAAAAATAACATGGCCTAGCTGCTATTAAGCTGCTTTTTTGCTCTTTACAGTTAGCTCAGTTCCAGTACAGAGTCAGTTCTAGCGATTGTACATCTCGCTTGTTTTTGATTCCTTAGCTTTTCAGCTTTTGAGCTCCAGGCAAAGAATGAAGCAACATTTAAGCCACAATTATCTTTATTTCTTTCAATCATATTAAGGCCTAATTAAAATATGGGTGGAAAATATCATTAGAAGGCTGGAAAGAGGACACAAGGACCtatagaaaaaattatttaaaccTTTTTCAAATGTGAATGTACATAAACATCGACACGCTCCCATAGGCACTTGATTTAAAC
This window of the Bufo bufo chromosome 6, aBufBuf1.1, whole genome shotgun sequence genome carries:
- the LOC121003229 gene encoding nicotinamide N-methyltransferase-like produces the protein MSDFTGKNEYQALFNPKAYLESYHQLGSGSMGDEYLQFVLKELVEIFHPGKLKGDTLIDIGTGPTIYQILSACEGFKNIIVSDFTDKNREEFNVWLKNQPGAFDWSPVVKHVCRLEGDRIPWEQKEERLRKTIKQVLKCDVLNINPIDPVTIPQVDCLLSCLCLEGACKDFESYITALKNITTLLKLGGYLVLTGVLGNNYYMVGDVKFSGLNLNETFLREAITGAGYVIKSFKQSKKTEDSVEDKADFTAYYVIVAQKERNM